In one Corallococcus sp. EGB genomic region, the following are encoded:
- a CDS encoding MarC family protein, with translation MSGVVSTFLVSLSAIFFVVDPIGVVPLFLAMTAGDSKQQIRSTALRACLVACGLMLFFAVFGRLIFQVFAVSLGAFRVAGGILLLITSLDMLRARPSSTRTSPTEEEEGVVKEDVAIVPLAIPLLAGPGAIATAMVLMARSGTSLASALPVVAAVVLTFTSTYFILNASSLVQRVLRQSGVAILERVSGLILAAIAVQFIADGAKDLLK, from the coding sequence ATGTCCGGAGTCGTGTCCACCTTCCTCGTGTCGCTGTCCGCCATCTTCTTCGTGGTGGACCCGATTGGCGTCGTGCCGCTGTTCCTGGCGATGACGGCGGGGGACTCCAAGCAGCAGATCCGCAGCACCGCCCTGCGCGCCTGTCTGGTGGCGTGCGGGCTGATGCTCTTCTTCGCCGTCTTCGGCCGCCTCATCTTCCAGGTGTTCGCGGTGTCGCTGGGCGCCTTCCGCGTGGCGGGCGGCATCCTGCTCCTCATCACCTCCCTGGACATGCTGCGCGCCCGTCCGTCCTCCACGCGCACCAGCCCCACGGAGGAGGAAGAAGGCGTGGTGAAGGAGGACGTGGCCATCGTCCCGCTGGCCATTCCGCTGCTCGCGGGGCCGGGCGCCATCGCCACCGCCATGGTGCTGATGGCGCGCTCGGGGACGTCCCTGGCGTCCGCGCTGCCGGTGGTCGCGGCGGTGGTGCTGACCTTCACGTCCACCTACTTCATCCTCAACGCGTCCAGCCTGGTGCAGCGGGTGCTGCGTCAGTCCGGGGTGGCCATCCTGGAGCGCGTGTCCGGCCTCATCCTGGCCGCCATCGCGGTGCAGTTCATCGCGGACGGGGCGAAGGACCTGCTCAAATAG
- a CDS encoding polyprenol monophosphomannose synthase yields MKNRALVCIPTYNERDNIGPITQAVLAADPRVDILVVDDNSPDGTGQLADELATKNPRVRVLHREKKEGLGRAYLAAFRWALAEGYTYILEMDADFSHDPRYLPTFLDAAEGGADLVLGSRYVDGGGTVNWGVGRKVISRGGSLYARSILGVGVRDLTGGFKCFNRRVLESIDLDEVRSTGYAFQIELTYRTLRKGFTVREVPIVFEDRRVGHSKMNKKIFIEALGMVWKLRFTV; encoded by the coding sequence ATGAAGAACCGTGCGCTGGTCTGCATCCCCACCTACAACGAGCGGGACAACATCGGCCCCATCACCCAGGCGGTGCTGGCGGCGGACCCCCGTGTGGACATCCTCGTCGTCGACGACAACTCGCCCGACGGGACGGGGCAGTTGGCGGATGAGCTGGCCACGAAGAACCCGCGAGTGCGGGTGCTCCACCGCGAGAAGAAGGAGGGCCTGGGCCGCGCGTACCTGGCCGCCTTCCGGTGGGCCCTGGCCGAGGGCTACACGTACATCCTGGAGATGGACGCGGACTTCAGCCACGACCCGCGCTATCTGCCCACCTTCCTGGACGCCGCGGAGGGCGGCGCGGACCTGGTGCTGGGCTCGCGCTACGTGGACGGCGGCGGCACGGTGAACTGGGGCGTGGGCCGCAAGGTCATCAGCCGCGGCGGTTCGCTCTACGCGCGCAGCATCCTGGGTGTGGGCGTGAGAGACCTCACCGGCGGCTTCAAGTGCTTCAACCGCCGGGTGCTGGAGAGCATCGACCTGGATGAGGTGCGCAGCACCGGGTACGCGTTCCAGATCGAGCTGACCTACCGCACCCTGCGCAAGGGCTTCACCGTGCGCGAGGTCCCCATCGTGTTCGAGGACCGGCGCGTGGGGCATTCCAAGATGAACAAGAAGATCTTCATCGAAGCGCTCGGCATGGTCTGGAAGCTGCGCTTCACGGTCTAG
- the lpxB gene encoding lipid-A-disaccharide synthase, protein MTQPSSPRILVVAGEASGDTHASELVAALQALRPDLTFFGMGGARLAARGVELIHDAREVSVMGITEVLPRIPRILRIMKDLARAAEERRPDCAILVDIPDFNLRLAKKLKALGIPVAYYVSPMIWAWRRGRVRTIQRLVDRMLCILPFEEDFYREAGVPARYVGSPVLEQMPKAASAREFRQRLGLSQDAPTLALLPGSRMSEIRRILPTLVGAAKQLASERPGLQVVVPVAPTIAKEEITSRFEGSGVTPVLVDGRAPEVVGASDAAVVASGTAVLEAGLMERPLVVVYRVSMVTYWVGRLMLKVAFVSLINLLAGRRVVPELLQGDMTPENVASEVRRVWLPGEPRDAMVQGLAEVRGRLGEVGAAHRAAQTVLELLPPRAVT, encoded by the coding sequence ATGACGCAGCCATCCTCCCCCCGCATCCTCGTCGTGGCCGGAGAGGCCTCCGGCGACACCCACGCCTCGGAGCTCGTCGCCGCCCTCCAGGCCCTGCGCCCCGACCTCACCTTCTTCGGCATGGGAGGCGCCCGCCTGGCCGCCCGGGGGGTCGAGCTCATTCACGATGCCCGGGAAGTTTCCGTCATGGGCATCACCGAGGTGCTCCCCCGCATCCCGCGCATCCTGCGGATCATGAAGGACCTGGCCCGGGCGGCCGAGGAGCGCCGTCCGGACTGCGCCATCCTCGTGGACATCCCGGACTTCAACCTGCGGCTGGCCAAGAAGCTCAAGGCGCTGGGCATCCCGGTGGCCTACTACGTGTCCCCGATGATCTGGGCCTGGCGCCGGGGCCGCGTGCGCACCATCCAGCGGCTGGTGGACCGGATGCTCTGCATCCTGCCCTTCGAGGAGGACTTCTACCGGGAGGCCGGTGTGCCCGCACGCTACGTGGGCAGTCCCGTCCTGGAGCAGATGCCCAAGGCCGCCAGCGCCCGCGAGTTCCGGCAGCGCCTGGGCCTGTCGCAGGACGCCCCCACGCTCGCGCTGCTGCCCGGCAGCCGGATGAGTGAGATCCGCCGCATCCTCCCCACCCTGGTGGGCGCCGCGAAGCAGTTGGCCTCTGAACGTCCGGGGCTGCAGGTGGTGGTGCCGGTGGCGCCCACCATCGCGAAGGAGGAGATCACCTCCCGCTTCGAGGGCAGCGGCGTGACGCCGGTGCTGGTGGACGGACGCGCCCCGGAGGTGGTGGGCGCGAGCGACGCCGCGGTGGTGGCCTCCGGCACGGCGGTGCTGGAGGCGGGGCTGATGGAGCGCCCGCTCGTCGTCGTGTACCGCGTGTCGATGGTGACGTACTGGGTGGGCCGGCTGATGCTGAAGGTGGCCTTCGTGTCGCTCATCAACCTGCTGGCGGGCCGGCGCGTGGTGCCGGAGCTGCTCCAGGGGGACATGACGCCGGAGAACGTCGCCTCCGAGGTGCGGCGCGTGTGGCTGCCGGGGGAGCCCCGCGACGCCATGGTCCAGGGCCTGGCGGAGGTGCGCGGGCGGCTGGGCGAGGTGGGTGCGGCCCACCGTGCGGCCCAGACGGTGCTGGAGCTGCTGCCCCCGCGTGCTGTCACCTGA
- a CDS encoding DUF4388 domain-containing protein, with protein MKTLLLAESHPPTLEHLTGLLSQAGYTVRAVNDAVMALEHFSADNPDVVVLGVDLPRVEGQHVVHLIRGHSQGGRVPIVAIDKGHLGRAKGVGSVLDLKVNAYIPDPLKPGELVPRLEALVKAAQAITLTGLAATLSRPAVAAGELKAFPLPALLHSLYRLRRDGVLVVAHRGLCRRVFFLRGGPVNFDSSAKEDALPRYLRERRVLTEAQEQPMVEALASGLRIGAALADVGVEVVGEELLALLRDFTRDRLGRVLAMHEGRYAFYAGDEFSSEVAAVEQPALAPLLEAARRRMPLRVVAGALKAHVNEYPVRSADFGRDLQAMALDTEDLKLAMQVNGRIVLKDLLAHGRAELRAAYTLMWFLKLTGGVTFSTTPVATGTDVLSAAAVPDVIAPRKRKSLPPETAAALREEAVRIITRSYFGGLGLDLAADKEAVERAYHETAMRFHPDTYAEFDISDLRDLLEQVQEKLSAAYRVLSVDEKRRAYLQYFFSRQEVVGRATAINVDAELALRRGESALKRGDYKAAIQGFEEAVALNGSEPEYYSYLAWAKYRGSPGPLMQRALAARKVLKQALTLDPYLERAQIIAAIIEIDLDDVPLARKKLMKVLELNPYSVLARAALQKVVK; from the coding sequence TTGAAGACGCTTCTGCTCGCCGAGAGCCACCCCCCGACCCTCGAGCACCTGACGGGCCTGCTCTCGCAGGCCGGGTACACCGTCCGGGCGGTGAATGACGCCGTGATGGCGTTGGAGCACTTCTCGGCGGACAACCCGGACGTGGTGGTGCTGGGCGTGGACCTGCCGCGCGTGGAAGGGCAGCACGTGGTGCACCTCATCCGCGGGCACAGCCAGGGGGGGCGGGTGCCCATCGTGGCCATCGACAAGGGGCACCTGGGCCGGGCGAAGGGCGTGGGCTCGGTGTTGGACCTGAAGGTCAACGCGTACATCCCGGATCCGCTCAAGCCCGGCGAGTTGGTGCCCCGCCTGGAGGCGCTGGTGAAGGCCGCCCAGGCCATCACGCTGACGGGCCTGGCCGCCACGCTGTCGAGGCCCGCGGTGGCGGCGGGGGAGCTCAAGGCCTTCCCGCTTCCAGCGCTCCTGCACTCGCTCTACCGGCTGCGCCGCGACGGCGTGCTGGTGGTGGCCCACCGGGGCCTGTGCCGCCGGGTGTTCTTCCTGCGCGGAGGACCGGTGAACTTCGACTCCTCCGCGAAGGAGGACGCGCTGCCGCGCTACCTGCGCGAGAGACGGGTCCTCACGGAGGCGCAGGAGCAGCCGATGGTGGAGGCGCTCGCCTCCGGCCTGCGAATCGGCGCGGCGCTGGCGGACGTGGGCGTGGAGGTGGTGGGCGAGGAGCTGCTGGCGCTGCTGCGCGACTTCACGAGGGACCGGCTCGGGCGCGTGCTGGCCATGCACGAGGGCCGCTACGCGTTCTACGCGGGTGATGAGTTCTCCTCCGAAGTGGCCGCCGTGGAGCAGCCCGCCCTGGCGCCGTTGCTGGAGGCCGCGCGACGGCGCATGCCGCTGCGGGTGGTGGCGGGCGCGCTCAAGGCGCACGTGAACGAGTACCCGGTGCGCTCGGCGGACTTCGGGCGGGACCTCCAGGCGATGGCGCTGGACACGGAGGACCTGAAGCTGGCCATGCAGGTCAATGGCCGCATCGTGCTGAAGGACCTGCTGGCGCACGGGCGCGCGGAGCTGCGCGCCGCGTACACGCTGATGTGGTTCCTCAAGCTGACGGGCGGCGTGACGTTCTCCACGACGCCGGTGGCGACGGGGACGGACGTGCTGAGCGCGGCGGCGGTGCCGGACGTCATCGCGCCGCGCAAGCGCAAGAGCCTGCCTCCGGAGACGGCGGCGGCGCTGCGCGAGGAGGCGGTGCGCATCATCACGCGCAGCTACTTCGGCGGGCTGGGGCTGGACCTCGCGGCGGACAAGGAAGCGGTGGAGCGCGCGTATCACGAGACGGCGATGCGCTTTCACCCGGACACCTACGCGGAGTTCGACATCTCCGACCTGCGCGACCTCTTGGAGCAGGTGCAGGAGAAGCTGTCCGCCGCGTACCGCGTGCTGAGCGTGGACGAGAAGCGCCGCGCCTACCTCCAGTACTTCTTCAGCCGGCAGGAGGTGGTGGGCCGGGCGACCGCCATCAACGTGGACGCGGAGCTGGCGCTGCGCCGGGGCGAGTCCGCGCTGAAGCGCGGCGACTACAAGGCCGCCATCCAGGGCTTCGAGGAGGCGGTGGCGCTCAACGGCAGCGAGCCCGAGTACTACTCGTACCTCGCCTGGGCGAAGTACCGGGGTTCGCCCGGGCCGCTGATGCAGCGGGCGCTCGCGGCGCGCAAGGTGCTCAAGCAGGCGCTCACGTTGGATCCGTACCTGGAGCGGGCGCAGATCATCGCGGCCATCATCGAAATCGACCTGGACGACGTACCGCTCGCGCGAAAGAAGCTGATGAAGGTGCTGGAGCTGAACCCGTATTCGGTGCTCGCGAGGGCGGCGTTGCAGAAGGTGGTGAAGTAG
- a CDS encoding ABC transporter ATP-binding protein, whose translation MHRALWRLLRYAKPHAGILVLAFVCMAVLGLATGAYAYLLGPALRFLLSGGEEGFSSAHRVPWLANLPREAALWGFPVVVLGVGAVKGVGYLGQFYFMGLFAQRVVKDLRRDLFLRLTALSPSQLSKERTGDLLSRFTSDVMAVEMAAMYTVGSYLRDSIQVLILAGVALAMSPLLGGLMLAVIPLAALPASRLTRKVLKGTREGQAHLGQLAGQLHEGLGGLRTIQAFNGQQAELARFESYAKAHEEAVVGAAWARGGVPGLMEVLAAAALAGALGYAAATRAMEPEALLSLLTAVILVYQPVKDLGRVTQFAVQAGAAGERLFALLDLKHPVEDAPGAVQAPALRESLRMEDVRFFYGERRALDGLTLDLKVGQVAALVGGSGGGKSTVTSMLLRFERPQQGRIHLDGVDADTYTAASVRSQFALVTQEPLLFHGTVLENLRHARPGATREEVEAAAKVANADAFIRELPQGYDTRIGERGVILSGGQRQRLCIARAVLSKAPVLVLDEATSSLDPENEREVQAALARVLPGRTALVIAHRLSTVTNADVIHVVEAGRIVESGSHEDLLQKEGRYAAMWRLQTSGPVERGAA comes from the coding sequence ATGCATCGCGCGCTCTGGCGGTTGCTGCGCTACGCGAAGCCGCACGCGGGAATCCTCGTCCTGGCCTTCGTGTGCATGGCGGTGTTGGGGCTCGCCACGGGCGCGTACGCGTACCTGTTGGGCCCGGCGCTGCGCTTCCTGTTGTCGGGAGGTGAAGAGGGCTTCTCGAGCGCGCACCGGGTGCCCTGGCTTGCGAACCTGCCGCGCGAGGCGGCGCTCTGGGGCTTCCCGGTGGTGGTGCTGGGCGTGGGCGCGGTGAAGGGAGTGGGCTACCTGGGCCAGTTCTACTTCATGGGCCTGTTCGCGCAGCGCGTGGTGAAGGACCTGCGGCGCGACCTGTTCCTGCGGCTCACGGCGCTGTCGCCGTCGCAGCTGTCGAAGGAACGGACCGGGGACCTGCTCAGCCGCTTCACCTCGGACGTGATGGCGGTGGAGATGGCCGCCATGTACACGGTGGGCTCGTACCTGCGCGACTCCATCCAGGTGCTGATCCTCGCGGGCGTGGCGCTGGCGATGAGCCCGCTGCTCGGAGGGCTGATGCTGGCGGTGATTCCGCTGGCGGCGCTGCCCGCGTCCAGGCTCACGCGCAAGGTGTTGAAGGGCACGCGCGAGGGGCAGGCCCACCTGGGGCAGCTCGCGGGCCAGCTGCATGAGGGGTTGGGAGGGCTGCGCACCATCCAGGCCTTCAACGGTCAGCAGGCGGAGCTGGCGCGCTTCGAGTCCTACGCGAAGGCCCACGAGGAAGCAGTGGTGGGCGCGGCCTGGGCGCGAGGCGGCGTGCCGGGATTGATGGAGGTCCTCGCGGCGGCGGCGCTCGCGGGAGCGCTGGGCTACGCGGCGGCGACGCGAGCGATGGAGCCGGAGGCGCTCCTGTCGCTGCTCACGGCGGTCATCCTGGTGTACCAGCCGGTGAAGGACCTGGGCCGCGTGACGCAGTTCGCGGTGCAGGCGGGAGCGGCGGGTGAGCGCCTCTTCGCGCTGCTCGACCTGAAGCACCCCGTGGAGGACGCCCCCGGTGCGGTGCAAGCGCCAGCGCTGCGCGAGTCGCTGCGGATGGAGGACGTGCGCTTCTTCTACGGCGAGCGCCGGGCCCTGGACGGGCTGACGCTGGACCTGAAGGTGGGGCAGGTGGCGGCGCTGGTGGGAGGCAGCGGCGGGGGCAAGAGCACGGTGACTTCAATGCTCCTGCGCTTCGAGCGTCCCCAGCAGGGCCGCATCCACCTGGATGGCGTGGACGCGGACACGTACACGGCCGCGAGCGTCCGGAGTCAGTTCGCGCTGGTGACGCAGGAGCCACTGCTCTTCCACGGCACGGTGCTGGAGAACCTGAGGCACGCGAGGCCCGGCGCAACGCGAGAGGAAGTGGAGGCCGCGGCGAAGGTGGCGAACGCGGACGCCTTCATCCGGGAACTGCCCCAAGGCTACGACACGCGCATCGGCGAGCGGGGCGTCATCCTGAGCGGAGGCCAGCGTCAGCGCCTTTGCATCGCGCGGGCGGTGCTGTCGAAGGCCCCGGTGCTGGTGCTGGACGAAGCGACGAGCAGCCTGGATCCAGAGAACGAGCGCGAGGTGCAGGCCGCCCTGGCGAGGGTGCTCCCCGGCCGCACGGCGCTGGTCATCGCGCATCGCCTGTCGACGGTGACGAACGCGGATGTCATCCACGTGGTGGAGGCAGGCCGCATCGTGGAGAGCGGCAGCCACGAGGACCTGCTCCAGAAGGAAGGCCGCTACGCCGCCATGTGGCGCCTGCAGACGTCAGGGCCCGTTGAGCGGGGCGCCGCGTGA